A genomic segment from Streptosporangium roseum DSM 43021 encodes:
- a CDS encoding potassium channel family protein, with protein sequence MVDKKNRGDAVVVIGLGRFGGALAVELVGRDIEVLGVDNDPKNVQELSGQLTHVVCADSTDPDALTQLGAAEFGRAVVGIGTDIEASILTTSILADLGVPDIWAKSISLQHSRILERVGAHHVVQPEHDMGERVAHLVTGRMLDYVEVDEDYALVKTKAPRWAAGRTLGELGIRKKYGVTVVGIKKSGGRFTYATSETVIDGGDTLLVAGDTDKTERFAEET encoded by the coding sequence TTGGTTGACAAGAAGAACCGCGGCGACGCGGTCGTGGTGATCGGACTGGGCCGGTTCGGCGGCGCGCTGGCGGTGGAGCTGGTGGGACGCGACATCGAGGTGCTGGGGGTCGACAACGACCCCAAGAACGTCCAGGAGCTGTCCGGGCAGCTCACCCATGTGGTCTGCGCCGACTCCACCGACCCGGACGCGCTCACGCAGCTGGGAGCCGCCGAGTTCGGCCGGGCCGTGGTCGGCATCGGCACCGACATCGAGGCGAGCATCCTGACCACCTCCATCCTCGCCGACCTCGGCGTGCCCGACATCTGGGCCAAGTCGATCAGCCTCCAGCACAGCCGGATCCTGGAGCGGGTCGGCGCCCACCACGTGGTGCAGCCCGAGCACGACATGGGCGAGCGGGTCGCGCACCTGGTCACCGGCCGGATGCTCGACTACGTGGAGGTCGACGAGGATTACGCGCTGGTCAAGACCAAAGCCCCCCGCTGGGCCGCGGGCAGGACGCTGGGCGAGCTGGGCATCCGCAAGAAGTACGGGGTAACCGTGGTCGGGATCAAGAAATCCGGCGGCAGGTTCACCTACGCCACCTCCGAGACGGTCATCGACGGCGGCGACACCCTGCTGGTCGCGGGCGACACCGACAAGACCGAACGGTTCGCCGAGGAGACCTGA
- a CDS encoding XdhC family protein, producing the protein MRDVLSQIVRWWESGQTFGLATVVETFRSAPRPPGASMAVLGEEAEGSVSGGCVEGAVYELAREVAAAGTPVLQRYGVSDDDAFSVGLTCGGILDVFVEPVSRETFPELGAIAGSVREREPVAVATVLSGPGAIGARRVIWPDRSSGSLGVARLDEAVDDDVRGMLAQGLTGVRRYGSRGERRLDELSVFVHSFAPPPRMLVFGAIDFAAAVARIGKFLGYHVVVCDARPVFTTARRFPEADEVIVKWPHDYLTSITVDERTAICVLTHDPRFDVPLLEVALRTPAGYVGAMGSRRTHEDRLARLREAGLGEAELKRLRSPIGLDLGARTPEETAVSIAAELIQLRWGGSGQPLTDGSGRIHGDGAQS; encoded by the coding sequence ATGCGTGACGTGCTGTCGCAGATCGTGCGGTGGTGGGAGTCCGGGCAGACGTTCGGCCTGGCCACCGTGGTGGAGACCTTCCGCAGCGCGCCCCGCCCGCCGGGCGCGTCCATGGCCGTGCTCGGGGAGGAGGCCGAGGGAAGCGTCTCGGGCGGCTGCGTCGAGGGGGCCGTCTACGAGCTGGCCCGGGAGGTGGCCGCCGCCGGCACGCCGGTCCTGCAGCGGTACGGCGTGAGCGACGACGACGCCTTCTCGGTCGGCCTGACCTGCGGCGGCATCCTGGACGTGTTCGTCGAGCCGGTGTCGCGCGAGACGTTCCCCGAGCTGGGGGCGATCGCCGGGTCGGTGCGGGAGCGCGAGCCGGTGGCGGTGGCGACCGTGCTGTCCGGGCCGGGCGCGATCGGCGCCCGCAGGGTGATCTGGCCGGACCGCTCCTCCGGCTCGCTGGGCGTGGCGCGGCTGGACGAGGCGGTGGACGACGACGTGCGGGGCATGCTCGCGCAGGGGCTCACCGGGGTCCGGCGGTACGGCTCACGCGGGGAGCGGCGGCTCGACGAGCTGTCGGTCTTCGTGCACTCCTTCGCCCCGCCGCCCCGGATGCTGGTCTTCGGCGCGATCGACTTCGCCGCCGCGGTGGCCAGGATCGGCAAGTTCCTCGGCTACCACGTGGTCGTGTGCGACGCCCGTCCGGTCTTCACCACGGCCAGGCGCTTCCCCGAGGCCGACGAGGTGATCGTCAAGTGGCCGCACGACTACCTGACCTCGATCACCGTGGACGAGCGGACCGCGATCTGCGTGCTCACCCACGACCCGCGGTTCGACGTCCCGCTGCTGGAGGTGGCCCTGCGCACCCCGGCGGGCTACGTCGGGGCGATGGGCTCGCGCCGTACCCACGAGGACCGGCTGGCACGGCTCCGTGAGGCGGGCCTGGGGGAGGCCGAGCTGAAGCGGCTCCGCTCCCCGATCGGGCTGGACCTGGGGGCGCGGACCCCGGAGGAGACCGCGGTCTCCATCGCCGCCGAGCTGATCCAGCTCCGCTGGGGCGGTTCGGGACAGCCCCTCACCGACGGCTCCGGCCGGATCCACGGCGACGGGGCCCAGTCGTGA
- a CDS encoding sensor histidine kinase, giving the protein MRRRLALLAVATTSLVLVAFLVPLAMLVSTVAAERATAGATAKAQSLAAVVALGDRDSLDATLRQVNGSADTPITVFLPDRTSLGAPASWDPAVELASRGRSITMETPAGREILVAVQGGAGGTSVIRTFVGTERLREGVGRAWSVLGLIGLALLAVGIVVADRLARSLIQPVRQVAGLSRQLARGDLDARVEPAGPPEIRDVGAALNHLATRIRELLTREREAVADLSHQLRTPVTALRLEAETLRDKDEAARVGEAVDTLERMVTQVIREARRFGRDGVARCDATEVITDRVTFWSALAEDQDRPVGLRLPGIPLPVGVSAQDLAACADLLLENVFANTPDGTPFTVELAPRPGGGALLVITDEGPGFPIRPRSTAG; this is encoded by the coding sequence ATGAGACGGCGCCTGGCCCTGCTCGCGGTGGCGACCACCTCGCTGGTCCTCGTGGCGTTCCTCGTGCCGCTGGCCATGCTGGTCAGCACGGTCGCCGCCGAGCGGGCCACGGCCGGCGCCACCGCCAAGGCGCAGTCGCTGGCCGCCGTGGTGGCCCTGGGCGACCGCGACAGCCTCGACGCCACCCTGCGGCAGGTCAACGGATCCGCCGACACCCCGATCACGGTCTTCCTGCCGGATCGCACGTCGCTCGGCGCCCCGGCCTCCTGGGATCCCGCGGTCGAGCTGGCCTCGCGCGGGCGCAGCATCACCATGGAGACCCCGGCCGGCCGGGAGATCCTGGTGGCCGTCCAGGGCGGGGCCGGCGGCACCTCGGTCATCCGTACGTTCGTCGGCACCGAGCGGCTCCGGGAGGGGGTCGGGCGGGCATGGTCCGTGCTGGGCCTGATCGGGCTGGCGCTGCTCGCCGTCGGGATCGTCGTCGCCGACCGGCTCGCCCGCTCCCTGATCCAGCCGGTCAGGCAGGTCGCCGGCCTCTCCCGCCAGCTGGCCCGCGGAGACCTGGACGCGAGAGTGGAGCCGGCGGGCCCGCCGGAGATCCGTGACGTCGGCGCCGCCCTCAACCATCTGGCCACGCGCATCCGCGAGCTGCTCACCCGCGAGCGCGAGGCGGTCGCCGATCTCTCCCACCAGCTCCGCACCCCCGTCACGGCGCTGCGGCTGGAGGCCGAGACCCTGCGGGACAAGGACGAGGCCGCGCGGGTGGGAGAGGCCGTCGACACCCTCGAACGCATGGTCACCCAGGTGATCCGGGAGGCCCGGCGGTTCGGCCGCGACGGCGTGGCGCGCTGCGACGCCACCGAGGTGATCACCGATCGGGTCACCTTCTGGTCGGCGCTCGCCGAGGACCAGGACCGGCCGGTGGGGCTCCGCCTGCCCGGCATCCCGCTCCCCGTCGGGGTCAGCGCGCAGGACCTGGCCGCCTGTGCCGACCTGCTGCTGGAGAACGTGTTCGCCAACACGCCCGATGGCACGCCCTTCACCGTCGAGCTGGCGCCCCGGCCGGGCGGCGGCGCCCTGCTGGTGATCACCGATGAGGGCCCCGGGTTCCCTATCCGGCCTCGGTCGACCGCGGGATGA
- a CDS encoding response regulator transcription factor, protein MAQLLLVEDDAQVRSALTRALTERGHAVASASAGMPGLTRAVADRPDLVVLDLGLPDLDGCEVLRMLRAVSAVPVIVATARDDEPEIVRALDAGADDYVVKPFSAAHLDARIRAVLRRGRDADEGTAPVVVGGLHIEPAAREATLDGTPLGLTPKEFDLLHYLAVRPGQVVSKRELLTEVWRMAYGGADKTVDVHLSWLRRKLGESAQRPHYLQTVHGVGVKLVDPGP, encoded by the coding sequence GTGGCACAGTTGCTCCTCGTCGAGGACGACGCCCAGGTCAGATCCGCGCTGACCCGCGCGCTCACCGAACGCGGGCATGCCGTCGCGTCCGCTTCCGCGGGCATGCCGGGGCTGACGCGGGCGGTGGCGGACCGGCCCGACCTGGTCGTGCTCGATCTGGGCCTGCCCGACCTCGACGGCTGCGAGGTGCTGCGCATGCTGCGGGCCGTCAGCGCCGTCCCGGTCATCGTGGCGACCGCGCGCGACGACGAGCCGGAGATCGTCCGGGCGCTGGACGCCGGGGCCGACGACTACGTCGTCAAGCCGTTCAGCGCGGCCCACCTGGACGCCCGGATCCGGGCCGTGCTGCGCCGCGGCCGGGACGCCGACGAAGGGACGGCGCCCGTGGTGGTCGGCGGCCTCCACATCGAGCCGGCGGCGCGCGAGGCCACGCTCGACGGCACTCCCCTGGGCCTGACGCCCAAGGAGTTCGACCTGCTGCACTATCTCGCGGTCCGCCCCGGCCAGGTCGTCTCCAAGCGGGAGCTGCTCACCGAGGTGTGGCGGATGGCGTACGGCGGTGCGGACAAGACCGTCGACGTGCACCTGTCCTGGCTGCGCCGCAAGCTCGGCGAGAGCGCCCAGCGGCCGCACTACCTGCAGACCGTCCACGGCGTCGGCGTCAAACTCGTCGATCCGGGTCCATGA
- a CDS encoding nucleotidyltransferase family protein — protein MTTRGAGTAGLLLAAGSGSRLGTPKALVEFRGERLVDRGVRLLHDGGCHPVVVVLGAAVAQVRGAVAVRNPRWRSGMGSSLRTGLGALPGDARHVVIALVDQPFIGPRAVERLIRAAREGASVAVATYGGAPRNPVLIAREHFEEVAALATGDVGARPFLRAHPELVVTVPCDDTGDPADIDTPADLSALRMR, from the coding sequence GTGACCACGCGGGGGGCGGGCACCGCGGGGCTGCTGCTGGCGGCCGGTTCGGGCTCGCGGCTCGGCACGCCGAAGGCGCTGGTGGAGTTCCGCGGCGAGCGGCTGGTGGACCGGGGCGTCCGGCTGCTCCACGACGGCGGCTGCCATCCCGTGGTCGTCGTGCTGGGGGCCGCCGTCGCGCAGGTGCGCGGGGCGGTGGCCGTACGGAATCCGCGGTGGAGGTCCGGGATGGGCTCCTCGCTGCGCACCGGCCTCGGCGCGCTCCCCGGCGACGCGCGGCACGTGGTGATCGCCCTGGTGGACCAGCCGTTCATCGGCCCGCGGGCGGTGGAGCGGCTGATCCGGGCCGCGCGCGAGGGCGCCTCGGTCGCCGTCGCCACCTACGGCGGGGCGCCGAGGAACCCCGTGCTGATCGCCAGGGAGCACTTCGAGGAGGTCGCCGCGCTCGCGACCGGTGACGTCGGCGCCCGGCCGTTCCTCCGGGCCCACCCCGAGCTGGTCGTCACGGTGCCCTGCGACGACACCGGCGATCCCGCCGACATCGACACCCCAGCGGATCTGTCCGCGCTGCGGATGCGCTGA
- a CDS encoding vWA domain-containing protein, with translation MISEAEGPDRAGDGSDRPGRREDGPPGQGTAGDLVAVMTGFARTLRAAGVPADHERTQGLLRALSHLDAAEPRDVYWAGRFTLCASADDLPRYDRVFHAYFGGLRAGRARPAAITVTRHTAALSGAPGGDDGPAPVASASEAEVLRNRDVAKMTGAELAEVRRLLAVFRVGREQRRSRRLRPAHRGRLDSRATIRETLRRGGETARLRYRAHRTRPRRVVLLVDVSGSMTPYADTLLRLAHALVRCEPRATEVFSAGTRLTRLTAELRHRDPATAMDAVSRSIPDWSGGTRLGEELKRLLSLNDARGAVVVIASDGWERGDVSLLGAEMARLSRMAHRVIWVNPHKGQRGYQPLTAGMRAALPHIDDFVAGHSLAAFEELAGLLGGAHA, from the coding sequence GTGATCTCCGAGGCTGAGGGCCCTGACCGGGCGGGGGATGGTTCCGACCGGCCCGGCCGGAGGGAGGACGGTCCGCCCGGCCAGGGGACGGCGGGGGACCTGGTCGCCGTCATGACCGGGTTCGCCAGGACGCTGCGCGCGGCGGGGGTCCCCGCCGACCACGAGAGGACCCAGGGCCTGCTGCGCGCGCTGTCGCACCTGGACGCCGCCGAGCCGCGCGACGTCTACTGGGCGGGCCGGTTCACCCTGTGCGCCTCGGCCGACGACCTGCCGCGTTACGACAGGGTCTTCCACGCCTACTTCGGCGGGCTGCGGGCGGGCCGTGCCAGGCCGGCCGCGATCACCGTCACCCGGCACACCGCCGCCCTGTCCGGCGCCCCCGGCGGCGACGACGGTCCCGCCCCGGTGGCCAGTGCGAGCGAGGCGGAGGTGCTGCGCAACCGGGACGTGGCCAAGATGACGGGGGCGGAGCTGGCGGAGGTGCGCCGGCTGCTCGCGGTGTTCCGGGTGGGGCGCGAGCAGCGCAGGTCGCGGCGGTTGCGGCCGGCGCACCGGGGACGGCTCGACAGCAGGGCGACGATCCGCGAGACCCTGCGGCGCGGCGGCGAGACCGCCCGGCTCCGCTACCGCGCGCACCGGACCAGGCCCCGCAGGGTCGTGTTGCTGGTGGACGTCAGCGGCTCCATGACCCCCTATGCCGACACGCTGCTCCGGCTCGCCCACGCGCTGGTCAGATGCGAGCCCCGGGCCACCGAGGTGTTCAGCGCGGGCACCCGGCTCACCCGGCTCACCGCCGAGCTGCGCCACCGCGACCCGGCCACCGCGATGGACGCCGTCTCCCGGTCCATCCCCGACTGGAGCGGCGGCACCCGGCTGGGTGAGGAGCTCAAGAGGCTCCTGTCGCTGAACGACGCCAGGGGCGCGGTGGTGGTGATCGCCTCCGACGGGTGGGAGCGCGGCGACGTCTCGCTGCTCGGCGCGGAGATGGCCCGGCTGTCCCGGATGGCGCACCGGGTGATCTGGGTCAACCCCCACAAGGGACAGCGGGGCTACCAGCCGCTCACCGCCGGGATGCGCGCCGCCCTGCCCCACATCGACGACTTCGTGGCCGGGCACAGCCTGGCCGCCTTCGAGGAACTGGCCGGATTGCTGGGAGGGGCGCATGCGTGA
- a CDS encoding TrkH family potassium uptake protein gives MKNLVRQINTPSRVVVAAFLAVVLSGTALLSLPIAVEAGREASLTSALFTATSAVCVTGLAVQDTAAHWTFFGEMVILVLMQIGGFGIMSLASILAVVVSGRLGLRARLNTQAETKTLGPGDVRRVLVGVAKVTLAVETLIAVALTARFVIGYGEPFGRAAYHGVFHAVSAFTNAGFALWPDSIMRFVTDPWVCLPLALGVVAGGLGFPVYAVLRQNWRHPARWSLHAKITLGMTAILLFGGATAITVTEWNNPGTLGPLSPGLRILAGFFHSAMTRSGGLNSVDISQMNENSWLISDVLMFIGAGSASTGGGIKVTTFALLAYVILAELRGEPDVTAGRRRIPEQLQRQTLTIALLSVASVATGTFVMMMVTPFKLDRVLFEVVSAFGTVGLSTGITPDVGTSGHLVLTALMFIGRLGPVTLGAALALHIQTRRFRYPEERPLVG, from the coding sequence GTGAAGAACCTGGTCCGGCAGATCAACACGCCTTCGAGAGTCGTCGTGGCCGCCTTCCTCGCGGTGGTCCTCAGCGGCACGGCGTTGCTGTCGCTGCCCATCGCGGTCGAGGCGGGCCGGGAGGCGTCGTTGACCTCCGCCCTGTTCACCGCGACCTCGGCGGTGTGCGTCACCGGGCTCGCCGTGCAGGACACGGCGGCGCACTGGACGTTCTTCGGCGAGATGGTGATCCTGGTGCTGATGCAGATCGGCGGCTTCGGGATCATGTCGCTCGCCTCGATCCTCGCGGTGGTCGTCTCCGGCAGGCTCGGCCTGCGCGCCCGGCTCAACACCCAGGCCGAGACCAAGACCCTGGGGCCGGGCGACGTGCGCCGGGTGCTCGTGGGCGTCGCCAAGGTCACGCTGGCGGTGGAGACGCTGATCGCCGTGGCGCTCACCGCCCGTTTCGTCATCGGGTACGGCGAGCCGTTCGGCCGCGCCGCCTACCACGGCGTCTTCCACGCGGTCTCGGCGTTCACCAACGCCGGGTTCGCGCTCTGGCCGGACAGCATCATGCGGTTCGTCACCGACCCGTGGGTCTGCCTCCCGCTGGCGCTGGGGGTGGTCGCCGGAGGCCTCGGCTTCCCTGTCTACGCCGTGCTCCGGCAGAACTGGCGCCATCCGGCGCGCTGGTCGCTGCACGCGAAGATCACTCTGGGAATGACCGCCATCCTGCTGTTCGGCGGGGCGACGGCCATCACCGTCACCGAGTGGAACAACCCCGGCACGCTGGGGCCCCTCTCCCCCGGCCTGCGCATCCTGGCCGGGTTCTTCCACAGCGCCATGACCCGAAGCGGCGGCCTGAACTCCGTCGACATCTCCCAGATGAACGAGAACAGCTGGCTGATCAGCGACGTGCTGATGTTCATCGGCGCGGGCAGCGCGAGCACCGGCGGCGGCATCAAGGTGACGACGTTCGCGCTGCTCGCCTACGTCATCCTGGCCGAGCTGCGCGGCGAGCCGGACGTCACGGCCGGGCGCCGCCGCATCCCCGAGCAGCTCCAGCGGCAGACGCTGACCATCGCCCTGCTCAGCGTGGCCTCGGTCGCCACCGGCACATTCGTCATGATGATGGTCACCCCGTTCAAGCTGGACCGCGTACTGTTCGAGGTGGTCTCCGCGTTCGGCACGGTCGGCCTGTCCACGGGGATCACGCCTGACGTCGGCACCAGCGGGCATCTGGTCCTGACGGCCCTGATGTTCATCGGCCGGCTCGGCCCGGTGACCCTCGGTGCCGCGCTGGCGCTGCACATCCAGACCCGTCGGTTCCGCTATCCGGAGGAGCGTCCCCTCGTTGGTTGA
- the ribH gene encoding 6,7-dimethyl-8-ribityllumazine synthase — MSGAGRPRISAVDAGGLTVGVVAARWHEKITDQLVARAVQAGEDSGATVTVVRVAGTLEIPVVAQALARRYDAVVALGAVIRGGTAHFEYVCDSVTSGLTRVALDEETPVGNGVLTCDSLDQAVDRSGLPGSHEDKGYEATVAALETALLLRDLRK, encoded by the coding sequence ATGAGCGGCGCCGGACGCCCGAGGATCTCGGCCGTCGACGCCGGCGGGCTGACCGTCGGCGTCGTGGCCGCCCGCTGGCACGAGAAGATCACCGACCAGCTCGTGGCCCGGGCCGTACAGGCCGGCGAGGACAGCGGCGCCACCGTGACCGTGGTCCGCGTGGCCGGGACCCTGGAGATCCCGGTCGTGGCCCAGGCCCTGGCCCGGCGGTACGACGCGGTCGTCGCCCTGGGGGCGGTGATCCGGGGCGGGACCGCCCACTTCGAATACGTCTGCGACTCGGTGACCTCCGGCCTGACGCGGGTCGCCCTCGACGAGGAGACCCCGGTCGGCAACGGCGTGCTGACGTGCGACTCCCTCGACCAGGCCGTCGACCGCTCCGGTCTGCCGGGCAGCCACGAGGACAAGGGGTACGAGGCGACCGTGGCGGCCCTGGAGACCGCCCTGCTCCTGAGAGACCTGCGGAAATAG
- a CDS encoding PH domain-containing protein, with the protein MSPESVPPPELPVVWRPKMGRIVAYGFAAAIMLGALLMAIFLPPPFTVVDKVAMVVLGGLIAGVLHLLGRCRVEADERGITVVNPLRVHRYEWPEVLGVTLTQSEPWAKIDFTDGATIGAMGLQGSEKDRTVRQVGELAALIRERGEAEETR; encoded by the coding sequence GTGAGCCCCGAGAGCGTCCCTCCGCCTGAGCTTCCCGTGGTGTGGCGGCCGAAGATGGGACGGATCGTGGCGTACGGCTTCGCCGCGGCGATCATGCTGGGGGCGCTGCTGATGGCGATCTTCCTGCCGCCGCCGTTCACCGTGGTCGACAAGGTCGCCATGGTCGTGCTCGGCGGGCTGATCGCCGGAGTGCTGCACCTGCTGGGGCGCTGCCGGGTCGAGGCCGACGAGCGGGGGATCACCGTGGTCAACCCGCTGCGGGTGCACCGCTACGAGTGGCCGGAGGTGCTGGGGGTCACCCTGACCCAGAGCGAGCCCTGGGCGAAGATCGACTTCACCGACGGGGCGACGATCGGGGCCATGGGACTGCAGGGGTCGGAGAAGGACCGGACCGTGCGGCAGGTGGGCGAGCTCGCCGCACTCATCCGGGAGCGCGGCGAGGCCGAGGAGACCCGCTAG
- a CDS encoding endonuclease/exonuclease/phosphatase family protein — translation MLRRSIIAVAGVLALVLGGHRLIPELGGFTPVLESLLPWLGAAVPVLLVAALFTRSWQVIVAALVPAAVWGVMFGPALLRSPPGGPSDLSVATVNVGVTNAASGRAVRAVSKGRDLVAAQELTPGGPAAKALGERFPHRYQVSTVGLWSRFPIVEARKVDIGLDWVRALRAVVRTPKGKLTVYVMHLASARPGKTAQRDETLAHARKIVDRDESEHLLLLGDLNTATTDRKRSGLVPPLSDAQQEAGTGFGFTWPSSFPITRPDHILYRGLTATAAGVEPAAGSDHRAAFASLRMGEGS, via the coding sequence GTGCTGAGACGGTCGATCATCGCGGTGGCGGGAGTGCTGGCCCTGGTTCTCGGCGGCCACCGGCTCATACCGGAACTGGGCGGGTTCACGCCCGTGCTGGAGAGCCTGCTGCCCTGGCTCGGCGCCGCCGTTCCTGTGCTGCTGGTCGCCGCGCTGTTCACCCGCTCGTGGCAGGTGATCGTCGCGGCGCTGGTCCCGGCGGCCGTATGGGGGGTCATGTTCGGTCCCGCGCTGCTGCGCTCCCCGCCGGGCGGGCCGAGCGACCTGTCGGTGGCCACCGTCAACGTGGGGGTGACCAACGCCGCCTCGGGCCGGGCCGTACGGGCCGTGTCGAAGGGCCGGGACCTGGTCGCCGCGCAGGAGCTGACCCCCGGCGGCCCGGCGGCCAAGGCGCTCGGCGAGCGCTTCCCGCACCGCTACCAGGTCAGCACGGTCGGCCTGTGGAGCCGCTTCCCGATCGTCGAGGCCCGCAAGGTGGACATCGGCCTCGACTGGGTGCGGGCGTTGCGGGCCGTGGTCAGGACGCCCAAGGGGAAGCTGACCGTCTACGTCATGCACCTGGCCTCGGCCCGCCCCGGCAAGACGGCCCAGCGCGACGAGACCCTCGCGCACGCCCGCAAGATCGTCGACAGGGACGAGAGCGAGCACCTGCTCCTGCTCGGCGACCTCAACACCGCCACCACCGACCGCAAGCGCTCCGGCCTGGTGCCCCCGCTGTCGGACGCCCAGCAGGAGGCCGGCACCGGCTTCGGCTTCACCTGGCCGTCGTCCTTCCCGATCACCCGTCCCGACCACATCCTCTACCGCGGCCTCACCGCGACCGCCGCCGGCGTCGAGCCGGCCGCCGGCAGCGACCACCGCGCCGCCTTCGCCTCGCTGCGCATGGGAGAGGGCTCCTGA
- a CDS encoding AAA family ATPase produces MLRRTIEASDVGSPGELAELLDREAYLADEGLATVAFLALRMGRPLLLEGEAGVGKTELARTLATVLGAPLIRLQCYEGLDGPQVLYDWDFARQLLHLKAAEAGGVTDAARLEGEVYDRRFLIARPLLKAVETQPSVLLIDEIDRADVEFEAILLEVLSDFAISIPELGTIRAERPPVVVLTSNRTREVHDALKRRCLYHWLEHPSFDREVAILLRRLPACSATLAEQVARAAGRLREAGLVKPPGVAETIDWTEALLTLGARELDPDLAAATLGALLKHREDHETVLGNGVFGDLRG; encoded by the coding sequence GTGCTGAGGCGGACAATCGAGGCGTCGGACGTGGGATCGCCCGGAGAGCTGGCGGAGCTGCTCGACCGGGAGGCCTATCTCGCGGACGAAGGGCTGGCCACGGTGGCGTTCCTCGCGCTGCGGATGGGCCGCCCGCTGCTGCTCGAAGGCGAGGCCGGGGTCGGCAAGACCGAGCTGGCCAGGACGCTGGCCACGGTGCTGGGGGCGCCGCTGATCCGGCTGCAGTGCTACGAGGGGCTCGACGGGCCGCAGGTGCTCTACGACTGGGACTTCGCCCGCCAGCTCCTGCACCTCAAGGCGGCCGAGGCCGGTGGGGTCACCGACGCGGCCCGGCTGGAGGGGGAGGTCTACGACCGGCGGTTCCTGATTGCGCGGCCGCTGCTCAAGGCGGTGGAGACCCAGCCCAGCGTGCTGCTCATCGACGAGATCGACCGGGCCGACGTGGAGTTCGAGGCGATCCTGCTGGAGGTGCTCTCGGACTTCGCGATCTCCATCCCGGAGCTCGGCACGATCCGGGCCGAGCGGCCGCCGGTGGTCGTGCTGACCTCCAACCGCACCCGCGAGGTGCACGACGCGCTGAAGCGGCGCTGCCTCTACCACTGGCTGGAGCACCCCTCCTTCGACCGGGAGGTGGCGATCCTGCTGCGGCGCCTGCCCGCCTGCTCCGCGACCCTCGCCGAGCAGGTCGCCAGGGCGGCCGGACGGCTCCGCGAGGCGGGGCTGGTCAAGCCGCCCGGGGTCGCCGAGACCATCGACTGGACCGAGGCCCTGCTGACTCTCGGCGCCCGCGAGCTGGACCCCGACCTGGCCGCGGCCACGCTGGGCGCCTTGCTCAAGCACCGCGAGGACCACGAGACCGTGCTCGGGAACGGGGTCTTCGGTGATCTCCGAGGCTGA